From a region of the Procambarus clarkii isolate CNS0578487 chromosome 2, FALCON_Pclarkii_2.0, whole genome shotgun sequence genome:
- the zda gene encoding peptidyl-prolyl cis-trans isomerase FKBP8 — protein MPEVDQTKEMKVEKVEEVNVELEGKTDIPDDGWLDVLGSGDLKKKVIKAGIVESRPFKGHTVVMNAYGKLENGMEVDKREQLTFTIGDSEVIVGLDMIAPLMDKGEIALVYIASRFGYGSKGLPPNIPPDSNIIYQVELLDYAPEQEPCSLSITERMVIGNRKRERGNWWFNREEYSMAIQCYSAAIDFLDDAEEEYGDDIRPEVREILAERLKALNNMGAAQIKIEAYDMAVKSLDTVLKCQPSNVKALFRKGKVLGIQGKMKESVTLLKLALELEPESRLIHQELAKMREKARIEAESEKSLYRRMLGLKKDITQSDRRYPVIKSFPWKTWLIAFVILLIALVAYQNLTPLYELI, from the exons ATGCCTGAAGTAGACCAGACTAAGGAGATGAAGGTAGAGAAGGTGGAAGAGGTGAATGTTGAACTTGAAGGCAAAACAGATATTCCAGATGATGGATGGCTTGATGTTCTAGGTAGTGGAGACCTCAAGAAAAAG GTAATCAAAGCTGGAATTGTGGAATCACGGCCATTTAAGGGACATACCGTTGTGATGAATGCGTACGGGAAGCTAGAGAATGGTATGGAGGTAGACAAACGCGAGCAGCTGACATTTACAATTGGAGATAGTGAG gtgattgtgggtttggatatgaTTGCACCACTAATGGATAAAGGTGAAATTGCACTTGTGTACATAGCATCCAG GTTTGGATATGGCAGCAAGGGTCTTCCTCCAAACATCCCACCAGACAGCAATATAATTTATCAGGTTGAACTCTTGGACTATGCACCAGAACAGGAGCCTTGCTCATTATCTATCACTGAGCGCATGGTCATTGG GAACCGTAAACGTGAACGGGGAAATTGGTGGTTCAACAGGGAGGAGTATTCCATGGCCATACAGTGTTACAGTGCAGCTATAGACTTccttgatgatgctgaggaggagtatggg GATGACATCAGACCAGAGGTGAGGGAAATATTGGCAGAAAGACTGAAGGCCCTAAATAATATGGGAGCAGCACAAATTAAAATTGAAGCATATGATATGGCAGTGAAATCTTTGGATACAGTTTTAAAGTGCCAACCTAGCAATGTAAAGGCACTCTTCAGGAAAGGAAAG GTACTAGGCATTCAGGGGAAAATGAAAGAATCGGTCACCTTACTGAAGTTGGCCCTTGAGCTTGAACCAGAGTCACGTCTCATTCACCAAGAATTGGCAAAGATGCGGGAGAAAGCACGAATTGAGGCCGAATCTGAGAAGTCATTGTACAGACGTATGTTAGGCTTGAAAAAGGACATAACACAGTCTGATAGACGGTATCCAGTTATTAAAAGT TTTCCATGGAAGACTTGGTTGATAGCCTTTGTGATTCTCCTGATAGCATTGGTAGCTTACCAGAATCTAACACCACTATATGAACTCATTTAA